GCTGGTCGACCGCGGCCACCGCGAACTGCCGATTCGGGCCGACCACGTGGGCAAGAACCTGCCGACCTCGAAGGCGGAGCGGGTGTACGTGCGGCTGAACGAGTTCGACGGTGTGGAGGACGAGGTGCGGATCAGCGCCGGTGCCGACGCCACCAACACCGAGCCGACCAACACCCAGCCCACCAACACCGAGCCCACCAACACCGAGCCCACCAACACCGAGCCCACCAACACCGAGCCCACGAACACCGACGGCAAGACCGCCGACACCACGGACGGGGGCGCCCGATGAAGCACCTGCTCTCCGCAGCCGACCTGTCCAAGGACCACGCGCTGGAGATCCTCGACACCGCCGAGCAGATGCACGACGTGCAGCACCGCGACGTGAAGAAGCTGCCCGCGCTGCGCGGACGCACGGTGGTCAACCTGTTCTTCGAGGACTCCACCCGCACCCGGTCGTCGTTCGAGATCGCCGGCAAGTGGCTGTCGGCCGACGTCATCAACGTCTCGGCGAAGGGCTCATCGGTGAGCAAGGGGGAGTCGCTGCGCGACACCGTGCTCACCGTCGCCTCGATGGGCGTCGACGGCCTGGTCATCCGCCACCACGCCAGCGGGGCCCCGGCACAGGTCGCCCGCTGGGTCGACGCCGCGGTCGTCAACGCGGGCGACGGCACCCACGAGCACCCCACCCAGGCACTGCTCGACGCCTACACGATGCGCCGCCGGCTCGGCGACCTCGCGGGCAAGCATGTCGCGATCGTCGGCGACCTCACCCACTCGCGCGTCGTGCG
This genomic stretch from Calidifontibacter indicus harbors:
- a CDS encoding aspartate carbamoyltransferase catalytic subunit; protein product: MKHLLSAADLSKDHALEILDTAEQMHDVQHRDVKKLPALRGRTVVNLFFEDSTRTRSSFEIAGKWLSADVINVSAKGSSVSKGESLRDTVLTVASMGVDGLVIRHHASGAPAQVARWVDAAVVNAGDGTHEHPTQALLDAYTMRRRLGDLAGKHVAIVGDLTHSRVVRSNLLLLHTLGAHITLVAPPTLMPSGIADWAAAEGFSITNEFDPVLPTVDVAMMLRVQKERMSGGYFPTPREYTVGYGLTRDRLRKLPEHAVICHPGPMNRGLEIAADAADEARSAILDQVSAGVAVRMSVLYHLLGGNA